A stretch of Plectropomus leopardus isolate mb chromosome 24, YSFRI_Pleo_2.0, whole genome shotgun sequence DNA encodes these proteins:
- the LOC121962854 gene encoding probable G-protein coupled receptor 34, giving the protein MTAISSGSSFPFTLSASASSNSSLPISTASLPVTMSSSFSTTSLSPSSSLFSTSTSSSNQTLCSFDDTALRLPLAFMYSLFFILGLVGNLFALWVFLFLQSSRNSVRVFLINCVVADLVLLTCLPFRVFYHVNGNKWVLGSVACKMVGNLFYMNMYISIMLLGLISLDRYLRLKGKGKARRGLRMTLWGRSRPWSWVACGVLWGLSLVAVVPMIFTAEDREFTDKCFQYKQRSSIAKGKAYFNGVLVFMFWLVFIMLVVSYAKIASQLLRVSRDKPDLPNAQRYERTAKKSFFVLFLFTVCFGPYHAFRPVYIFSQLSRTVSCDYLQLVDRTNEVMLLFSAFNSCLDPVMYFLLSGSVRKTALQALGHRLGNRFLFLNDATSNSSTTEFRRPSVPMAFPNAQLNTPSVTPRSSICVINSTLRRTGLTTLPATGDHKFV; this is encoded by the coding sequence ATGACTGCCATCTCCTCGGGCTCTTCCTTTCCCTTCACTCTCTCAGCCTCTGCATCGTCTAACTCCTCTCTTCCTATCTCTACTGCATCCCTTCCCGTTACCATGTCATCCTCCTTCTCCACCACCTCTCTTTCCCCTTCCTCATCTCTcttctccacctccacctcgTCCTCAAATCAGACTTTGTGCTCGTTTGATGACACCGCGCTCCGTCTGCCTCTGGCCTTCATGTACTCCCTGTTCTTCATCTTGGGGCTCGTGGGTAACCTTTTCGCTCTGTGGGTCTTTCTCTTCCTACAGTCAAGCCGTAACTCAGTGCGGGTGTTCCTCATCAACTGTGTCGTGGCTGATCTGGTCCTCCTGACGTGTCTGCCCTTCAGGGTTTTCTACCATGTTAACGGAAACAAGTGGGTGCTGGGATCTGTGGCCTGCAAGATGGTGGGGAATCTGTTCTACATGAACATGTACATCAGTATTATGTTACTGGGGCTCATCAGCTTGGACAGATACTTGAGGTTAAAGGGGAAAGGAAAGGCCCGGAGAGGCTTGAGGATGACTCTGTGGGGGCGCAGCCGGCCATGGAGCTGGGTGGCATGTGGTGTTCTGTGGGGTCTGTCACTGGTGGCTGTGGTGCCCATGATCTtcacagcagaggacagagagttCACTGACAAATGCTTCCAATACAAGCAGCGCAGCAGCATAGCCAAAGGAAAAGCGTACTTCAACGGCGTGCTGGTGTTTATGTTCTGGCTCGTCTTCATCATGCTGGTCGTCTCCTATGCAAAGATTGCCTCCCAACTGCTGAGGGTGTCACGGGACAAGCCGGACCTTCCCAACGCGCAGAGATATGAGCGAACAGCCAAGAAGTCCTTCTTTGTCCTCTTTCTGTTCACCGTTTGCTTTGGGCCTTACCACGCCTTCCGCCCAGTCTACATCTTCTCCCAGCTCAGCAGGACAGTATCTTGTGACTACTTGCAGCTGGTGGACCGCACCAATGAGGTGATGCTCTTATTCTCTGCCTTCAATAGCTGCTTGGATCCTGTCATGTACTTTCTGTTATCTGGCTCTGTGCGCAAAACCGCCCTCCAAGCGCTTGGACACCGACTTGGCAACCGTTTTCTCTTCCTAAACGACGCAACATCCAACAGCTCGACGACAGAGTTCAGACGACCATCTGTGCCGATGGCATTTCCTAACGCTCAACTTAACACCCCCTCAGTCACCCCTAGATCAAGCATCTGTGTCATCAACTCCACCCTCCGCCGAACAGGACTGACCACGCTTCCAGCTACTGGTGATCACAAGTTTGTCTGA